The Hymenobacter canadensis genomic interval CTGATCTCTGTCTTTGTGACTGCGTGTAAAAATCATGAAGGTGATGTTATTATAGTGCCAAATAAATATACAGGCTATATTATTATCATACATGGTCAATCATCACCAAAGAGTCAAGAATACACTGGTAGAAGAATAATCTACCGAATTCCTAAAAGTGGCATTTTGCAAACTCGTTTTTCAGTCAATGAAGACTGGGTTAAATTTCCTAATTTTTATTATGGTGATATCAACACTGAAAATAAAATATATTTCGAAAGTAACCCATCAAAAATCCCTGACAGTATTCATGTCGCATCAGGAGGAAGCATATACACCACAGGCGGAAACACAAAAAACAAACTAACATATACTGTATATTATATTGGCAATAGGGCTCAAACAAATAAGGCATTTTTAGATGTTGAAAGCATTAACCCAGACATATTATTAAGGAAATAATATTTAAATATTTCGTGTCTCAATGCTTTGCTGCTCAAACTTAATTGAATGCGAAAATAATCGATAATGGCCTTGGTCAAAAGTTTGGCATAGATGATACGGTGATGGCAAGCAAGTGCTAAGCTGAGGTAATATAGCTAAAACGGACAGCGCTGAGTCCTAACTTCCGCTGCCCATGACTGAAAAATCGAATCCTGGCGGCTTTCCCACCACACGTGAGAAATATACACCTGCTTTCAGAACGGAGTGCGTGCGCCCGAGGTGGCTCGTGCGCAAGGCATTTCGTCCACGCTGTTGGGGCATTGGCAACGCCAGGCCTTAGAAGCCGCTGTACGCTTCCCTATTCGATAAGCCAATGGTAGGCAGAGGTTAAGCTGCTTGTTTAAATTCGAGTGGGGTCATAAAATTCAAGGCTTGGTGTGGCCGTTGCGTGTTATAATCGTGCCGCCACTCGTCCACCAGCTGGCGCACATGGGCCAGTGAGCGAAACAGGTGGGCGTCGAGCAGTTCGCGGCGAAACGAGCCGTTGAAGCGTTCGATATAGGCATTCTGCGTCGGCTTGCCGGGCTGAATCCAGTGCAGGATAACGCCTTGCTGCTCACACCACTCGCTCAATTTGGCGCTGATGAACTCAGGCCCGTTGTCGGTGCGCAACTGCGCAGGACGGCCATAGCACTCGACTAAGCGCGTGAGCACCTGCACAACGCGACTGGCCGGCAAGGAAAAATCTATCTCCACGCCCAGCAGCTCGCGGTTGTAATCGTCGAGCACGTTCAAGGTCCGGAACCGGCGGCCATCGGTCAACACATCGCTCGTAAAGTCGAGCGACCAGCACCCGTTAGCGGCCTCGGGCACGGTCAAGGGCTGCTTCACGCGGGCGGGCAGGCGCTTTTTCAGGCGTCGAGGCAGGTTGAGCGCCAGGGCCCGATAGATGCGTAACGTGCGTTTATGGTTGATGATCAGTCCATTTATGGTTATGTGGAATATGTTGAGCGATTTTATGCCTTATTATGGTTGCGAAGACATAAAATCACCTTAAGCTACAGTCGTAGCTGCTTCCATCGTCGGCACAGATTATTGGGCTGTATTTCTATTTGGCTAGGGAAGGTATTCTGTCCAGCCGTTAAGGCGCTTGTAGCGAGTGGGCACTAGGGGTAGCGCAAGACTAAGAACAGAAATTCCCGTTAGGAAAATCTGAGCAGGTTCAGTGCCTCAAAAAACGTTCGTTTTACCGCTTCTGCCCCCACACGCCACGCCTATGGCCTTGGTTAAAAGTTTGGTGCAAAGGTTAAACGAACGGTCCAGTTGAGGGCTCCCATTGGAAGGCAGATAGGGCCTCTACATCAAAGCGAGTCTTTCAGAGCCTCGTCAGAGAAATCGAACTTCCCGTGCAGGTTGATGTGCTGCCAACTCAAGGGGCGAGATGCGGGGCGATGGCTACGGCAGCTGGACGGGGTTTGCCTCCGCGACGCCAGGGCTTCCGCCTCAAATCCGGCTGCCTGCATTTGCCCGGCGCTTCCGCGCCGGGACCTCGGCAGTCGGGTTCGTGACGGGGCTATAGCCCCTCCCGGCGGCCGGTCCGGCAAGGGCTAAAGCCCCAAAACCCCACTTCGCGCCGGCATCCCGGCGCGGAAGCGCCGGGCAAATCCATCAATAGTAGGTTGATGCGGAAGCCCTGCCGCGCCGGTAGCTCGTTTGGGGACGCGAACTACAAAGTTCGCGCTACTGTATAGCAGCCGGAGAACCGCTCTAATGAGGTAACAGGCAGGCCCGGTTGGGCTCCTGTCTGCTACCTCCCGGCGAGCTCCCTGGTGGGTGGGCGCCCGGCCGGCTACCCCGCCGCGCCACCGGGGCCGGGGCGGCTGCTTGCGGCGGCGGCGGCGCGGCGGCCGCCCCGGCCCCGGCCCCCCGCCCCCGCAAGGCAGGGCTGAAAGCGCGTAGCGCTCCAGGTGATGTACGGCGGTAGCGACGCCCTATTCGGCGGCTCGTCGTTGAACAACACCTTGGAACAATGCGCCCCAGTGGGCGAGCCGCCGCCGCCGCCACCCCCACTGGGGCGGGTTCTTTTTTTCCGGCCGTCGCGGCAGGTCTGCGCTCCCCGGCCGGCCCAGCTAACCTCGTGAGCGGCCGGATTTTGTCGGCAGCTAACTGTGGTGGTTATTTGGTGAGCGGATAGGACGATTCGTACCTTTATCGAAAATGTAAAATTCTCACTATTTACTGGGCATCATTAGCGTTTGCTTTTGTCCTGGCCTTCACCCCCGGACCTGGCACGTCTGCGCACTGTAATGATGCACTTCTATTCTTTGGCCGCCCGCGCGGCGCGGCCCGCCCTGCTGGGCACTTTCCTTGCGCTGCTGGCGTGGCTGCTGCCGGGCACGGCGGGGGCGCAGGCCATCACGGGCTTCACGCCCGTGAGCGGGCCGGTGGGCACGAGCGTGACGCTCACGGGCACGGGCTTCAACGCCACGGCGGCCCAGAACGTGGTGTTCTTCGGGGCTACGCAGGCGGCCGTGACGGCGGCCAGCCCGACGAGCCTGACCGTGACCGTGCCGCCGGGCACCACCTACCAGTACCCTACCGTGACCAACCTGGCCACGGCCCTGACGGCCTACGCCGCCCAGCCCTTCGTCGTGACCCTGAACGGAACCGTGGCCTTCGCGGCCAAAGCCGACTTTGCCACCGGCACGGACCCCTACTCGGTGGCCATCGGGGATGTGAACGGGGACGGCAAGCCCGACCTGGTCGTGGCCAACGCGGGCAGCAACACGGTGTCGGTGCTGCGCAACACGAGCACGGCCGGCACGGTCAGCTTCGCGGCCAGAGTCAACTTTGCCACCGGCACGAATCCCCTCTCGGTGGCCATCGGGGACGTGGACGGGGACGGCAAGCCCGACCTGGCCGTGGCCAACGTTGGCAGCAACACGGTGTCGGTGCTGCGCAACACGAGCACGGCGGGCACAGTTAGCTTCGCGGCCAGAGTCAACTTTGCCACCGGCGCGAATCCCCGCTCGGTGGCCATCGGGGACGTGAACGGGGACGGCCAGCCCGACCTGGCCACGGCCAACTTCTTCAGCAACACGGTGTCGGTGCTGCGCAACACGGGGGCGGCGGGCACGGTCAGCTTTGCGGCCAAAGCCGACTTTGCCACCGGCGGCAGTCCCTACTCGGTGGCCATGGGGGACGTGACCGGGGACGGCCAGCCCGACCTGGCCGTGGCCAACTCCAACAGCAACACGGTGTCGGTGCTGCGCAACACGGGGGCGGCGGGCACGGTCAGCTTCGCGGCTAGTGCCGACTTTGCCACCGGCGACAGTCCCCGCTCGGTGGCCATCGGGGACGTGACCGGGGACGGCAAGCCCGACCTGGCCACGGCCAACTTCTTCAGCAACACGGTGTCGGTGCTGCGCAACACGGGGTCGACCGGCGCGGTCAACTTCGCGGCCAGAGTCAACTTTGCCACCGGCACGAATCCCGTCTCGGTGGCCATCGGGGACGTGGACGGGGACGGCAAGCCCGACCTGGCCGTGGCCAACTCCAACTCCACCAGCAACACGGTGTCGGTGCTGCGCAACACGGTGTCGGCGGGCACGGTCAGCTTCGCGGCCAAAGCCGACGTTGCCACCGGCAGCCTTCCCCTCTCGGTGGCCATCGGGGACATGGACGGGGATGGCAATCCCGACCTGGCCACGGCCAACGACGGCAGCAACACGGTGTCGGTGCTGCGCCAGGTGCCGCTGGCCATTACGGGCTTCACGCCCGCGAGCGGGCCGGTGGGCACGAGCGTGACCCTCACGGGCACGGGCTTCAACGCCACGGCGGCCCAGAACGTGGTGTTCTTCGGGGCCACGCAGGCGGCCGTGACGGCGGCCAGCCCCACCAGCCTGACCGTGACCGTGCCGCTGGGCACCACCTACCAGTACCCCAGCGTGACCAACCTGGCCACGGCCCTGACGGCCTACGCCGCCCAGCCCTTCGTCGTGACCCTGAACGGGGCCGTGGCCTTCGCGGCCAAAGCCGACGTTGCCACCGGCGGCAGTCCCTATTCGGTGGCCATCGGGGACGTGGACGGGGACGGCAAGCCCGATCTGGCCGTGGCCAACTCCTTCAACAACACGGTGTCGGTGCTGCGCAACACGAGCACGGCCGGCACGGTCAGCTTCGCAGCCAAAGCCGACTTTACCACCGGCCCGAATCCCTTTTCGGTGGCCATCGGGGACGTGGACGGGGACGGCAAGCCCGACCTGGCCGTGGCCAACGCCAACTTCAGCGGCACGGTGTCGGTGCTGCTCAACACGAGCACGGCGGGCACGGTCAGCTTCGCCCCCAGAGCCGACTTTGCCACCGGCAGCTATCCCGTCAGGGTGGCCATCGGGGACGTGAACGGGGACGGCCAGCCCGACCTGGCCGTGGCCAACTCCAACACCAGCGGCACGGTGTCGGTGCTGCGCAACACGGGGGCGGCGGGCACGCTCAGCTTCGCGGCCAAAGCCGACTTTGCCACCGGCAACGGTCCCACCTCGGTGGCCATCGGGGACGTGGACGGGGACGGCCAGCCCGACCTGGTCGTGGCCAACTCCAGCAACACGGTGTCGGTGCTGCGCAACACGGGGGCGGCGGGCACGGTCAACTTCGCGGCCAAAGCCGACTTTGCCACTGGCAACTATCCCTACTCGGTGGTCATCGGGGACGTGGATGGGGACGGCCAGCCCGACTTGGCCGTGGCCAACTACTTCAGCAACACGGTGTCGGTGCTGCGCAACACGGCGGCGGCGGGCACGGTCAGCTTCGCGGCCAAAGCCGACTTTGCCACCGGCAGCCGTCCCACCTCGGTGGCCATCGGGGACGTGGACGGGGACGGCCAGCCCGACCTGGCCACGGCCAACTACGATAACGCCACGGTGTCGGTGCTGCGCAACACCGGGGCGGCGGGCACGGTCGGCTTCGCGGCCAAAGCCGACTTTGTCACCGGCAGCTATCCCCGCTCGGTGGCCATCGGGGACGCGGACGGGGACGGCAAGCCCGACCTGGCCGTGACCAACGCGGGCAGCAGCACGTTGTCGGTGCTGCGCCAGGTGATTCCGCCGCCCACCATCACCAGCTTCACGCCCGCGAGCGGGCCGGTGGGCACTGCTGTGACCCTCACGGGCATGGGCTTCAACGCCACGGCGGCCCAGAACGTGGTGTTCTTCGGGGCTACGCAGGCGGCCGTGACGGCGGCCAGCCCCACCAGCCTGACCGTGACGGTGCCGCTGGGCACCACCTACCAGTACCCCAGCGTGACCAACCTGACCACGGCCCTGACGGGCTACGCCGCCCAGCCCTTCGTCGTGACCCTGAACGGGACCGGGGCCTTCGCGGTCAAAGCCGACGCGGCCACCGGCGCGACTCCCTACTCGGTGGCCATCGGGGACGTGAACGGGGACGGCCAGCCCGACCTGGCCGTAGTCAACGAAGGTAGCAACACGGTGTCGGTGCTGCGCAACACGAGCACGGCGGGCACGGTCAGCTTCGCGGCCAAAGCCGACTTTGCCACAGGCACGAATCCCTATTCGGTGGCCATTGGGGACGTGGACGGGGACGGCCAGCCCGACCTGGCCGTGGCCAACGCCAACAGCAACACGGTGTCGGTGCTGCGCAACACGAGCACGGCGGGCACGGTCAGCTTCGCGGCCAAAGCCGACTTTGCCACCGGCGACAGTCCCAACTTGGTGGCCATCGGGGACGTGAACGGGGACGGCAAGCCCGACCTGGCCGTGGCCAACGCCAACAGCAACACGGTGTCGGTGCTGCGCAACACGGGGGCGGCGGGCGCGGTCAGCTTCGCGGCCAGTGCCGACTTTGCCACCGGCAACGGTCCCTTTTCGGTGGCCATGGGGGACGTGACCGGGGACGGCCAGCCCGACCTGGCCACGGCTAATTACGGCAGCAACACGGTGTCGGTGCTGCGCAACACGAGCACGGCGGGCGCGGTCAGCTTCGCGGCCAAAGCCGACTTTGCCACCGGCAACGGTCCCTCTTCGGTGGCCATCGGGGACGCGGACGGCGACAGCCAGCCCGACCTGGTCGTGGCCAATTACGGCAGCAACACGGTGTCGGTGCTGCTTAACACGAGCACGGCGGGCGCGGTCAGCTTCGCGGCCAAAGCTGACTTTGCCACCGGCAACAGTCCCTATTTGGCGGCCATCGGGGACGTGGATGGGGACGGCAAGCCCGACCTGGCCGTGGCCAACGCCAACAGCAACACGGTGTCGGTGCTGCGCAACACGGGGGCGGCCGGCGCGGTCGGCTTCGCGGCCAAAGCCGACGTTGCCACCGGCACGGGGCCCGTCTCGGTGGCCATCGGGGACGTGGATGGGGATGGCAAGCCCGACCTGGCCGTGGCCAACTCCAGCGGCAACACGGTGTCGGTGCTGCGCCAGTTGACTCCGCCGCCCACCATCACGGGCTTCACGCCCGCGAGCGGGCCGGTGGGCACGAGCGTGACCTTCACGGGCACGGGCTTCAACGCCACGGCAGCCCAGAACGTGGTGTTCTTCGGGGCCACGCAGGCGGCCGTGACGGCGGCCAGCCCGACGAGCCTGACCGTGACCGTGCCGCCGGGCACCACCTACCAGTACCCCAGCGTGAGCAACTTGGCCACGGCCCTGACGGCCTACGCCGCCCAGCCCTTCGTCGTGACCCTGAACGGGGCCGGGGCCTTCGCGGTCAAAGCCGACGCGGCCACCGGCGCGACTCCCTACTCGGTGGCCATCGGGGACGTGGACGGGGACGGCAAGCCCGACCTGGCCGTGGCCAACTACGGTAGCAACACGGTGTCGGTGCTGCGCAACACGAGCACGGCGGGCGCGGTCAGCTTCGCGGTCAAAGCCGACTTTGCCACCGGCAACGGTCCCTATTCGGTGGCCATTGGGGACGTGGACGGGGACGGCAAGCCCGACCTGGCCGTGGCCAACTACGGCAGCAACACGGTGTCGGTGCTGCGCAACACGGGGGCGGCGGGCACGGTCGGCTTCGCGGCCAAAGCCGACTTTGCCACTGGCACGAATCCCTATTCGGTGGCCATTGGGGACGTGAACGGGGACGGCCAGCCCGACCTGGCCGTGGCCAACTCCACCAGCAGCACGGTGTCGGTGCTGCGCAACACGGGGGCGGCCGGCGCGGTCGGCTTCGCGGCCAAAGCCGACTTTGCCACCGGCAACGGTCCCTATTCGGTGGCCATCGGGGACGTGAACGGGGACGGCCAGCCCGACCTGGCCGTGGCCAACTACTTCAGCAACACGGTGTCGGTGCTGCGCAACACGGCGGCGGCGGGCACGGTCGGCTTCGCGGCCAAAGCCGACTTTGCCACCGGCAGCCGTCCCACCTCGGTGGCCATCGGGGACGTGAACGGGGACGGCCAGCCCGACCTGGCCGTGGCCAACGCCACCAGCAACACGGTGTCGGTGCTGCGCAACACGGGGGCGGCCGGCGCGGTCGGCTTCGCGGCCAAAGCCGACTTTGCCACCGGCAACAGTCCCGATTTGGTGGCCATCGGGGACGTGAACGGGGACGGCCAGCCCGACCTGGCCGTGGCCAACTCCGCCAGCAACACGGTGTCGGTGCTGCGTAACACGGGGGCGGCCGGCGCGGTCGGCTTCGCGGCCAAAGCCGACGTTGCCACCGGCGCGGGTCCCTTTTCGATGGCCATTGGGGACGTGGACGGGGATGGCCAGCCCGACCTAGCCACGGCCAACGCCACCAGCAGCACGGTGTCGGTGCTGCGCCAGGTGCCACCCGCCCCGATCATCACCAGCTTCACGCCCGTGAGCGGGCCGGTGGGCACGCGCGTCACCATCACGGGCATCAACCTGGGCAGCGCCAGCAACGTGCGCTTCAACGGCACGGCCCAGACGGTTTTCACCAGCAACAGCGCCACCCAGCTGGTGCTCAACGTGCCGGCCGGGGCCACTACCGGCACCCTCACCGTGACCACGCCCGGCGGCACCAGCGCGGCCAGCAGCCAGACGTTCACGGTAGTGCCGCCCCCCACGGTCACGGGCGTGAGCCCGGCGGCCGAGCTGCCCGGCACGGTGGTGACCCTCACGGGCACGGGCTTCACGGCCGGCAGCACGGTGAGCTTCGGCGGCACGGCCGCCGCCAGCGTCAGCGTCGTGTCGGCCACCACGCTCACGGCCACCGTGCCAGCCAGCCTGGCCGCCGGCAGCGCCCCGGTAAGCGTAACGACGGGGGACGGCACCAGCGCTACCCAGCCCTTCAGCGTGCTGGCCGTGTACGACGGCGGCAGCGTGGGGGCCTGTGCCGCTGCCGTGCCGGCCACGGCCAGCCTGAACGACGGGGCCTGGCACTACCTGCTCAGCGCCACGGGCCAGGTAGTGGCGGCCTACAACTACAGCGGCGCGAGCCTGGGCAACCTGGCCATTGAACTGCTGCGGGCCGATGCCGCTCAGCCCGTGCGCCGCGACCCGCGCAACCGCGCCTACCTCGACCGCAACTGGCACCTGACGGCCAGCGCCGGCCGCTTCGACGGGCGCAGCGTGCAGCTGCGCCTCTACGGCCTGGCCGCCGAGCAGGCCCGCCTGCAGGCGGCCGACCCGGCCGCCACGCTGGCCGGGCTCAACGCCACGCAGTACAGCGGGGCTAACGAAGACTGCAGCCTGGCCAACAACGTGGCCAGCGCCGAGCACCGCACCCTGGCCGCCCCGGCCAGCGCGCCGGCCGGCACCGGCTGGTTCGTGGCCGAGCTCACGGTGGCCGACCACTTCTCGGAGTTCTACCTCACCAGCAGCGCCACCCCGCTGCCCGTGGAGCTGACGGCCTTCACGGCCCAGGCCAGCGGCCCCAGAGCCGTACGCCTGGCCTGGACCACCGCCTCGGAAAAGAACAGCCAGCAGTTCGACGTAGAGCGCAGCCTGAACGGCACCCGCTTCGAGCGCCTCGGCACGGTGGCCGCCGCCGGCAGCAGCACCAGCCCCCGCAGCTATGGCTTCAACGACAACCAGGTCCCCCGGACCCTAAGTCCCCAAGTCCCCCTTTACTACCGCCTGAAGCAGGTCGATGCCGACGGCACGTTTAGCTACTCGCCGGTGCGGGTGGTGACGCTGGCGGGCGCCGCTGAGGGGCTGGCCCTGTACCCGAACCCGGCCCACGGTGGCGGGGCCACCCTCACGGGCGCGCAGCCCGGCACGGTGGTCACGGTGCACGATGCGTTGGGCCGCCTCGTGGCCTCGGCGACTGCCGATGCCACGGGCACGGCCGCGCTGGCGCGGCCGGCCGGGCTGCCGGTGGGCGTGTACGTGGTGCGCAGCGGGGGCAAAGCCCTGCGCCTGACGGTGGAGTAAGAGCCCGCCGCCGGCACCCTAAAAAAAGCCGCCGTCCCCGTCCGGGGGCGGCGGCTTTTTTTAGGGTGCCGGCGGGCCGGGCCCCCGCATCAACATGCGATGCCGCCGCGTGGCCCCGGCCGGTACCTTTACGGCGGTACCGGTCTGGCCCGAATACCGGCCTTGGTTAAAAGTTTGGCACAAAATTTAATTGGGCTGGGTAACGGTGTGCTCCCAGTTGAAAGCCAACAGGGCCTCTATATCAAAGCGGAGCGAGTCCTTGAGGGCGTCGTCGGAAAAGTCAAACTCGCCGTGCAGGTTGATGTGCTGCCAGCTCACGGGTGAACTCGCCGCGATGGCATCGGCCACCGCCTGGCGCTCGGCCGCCGGGGCCTGAAAGAGATACTGGTTCAGGTACAGGCAATTCCAGCACACAATCACGTTTTGCACCACCTGTTTGCAGGCATTAGCGACCTGCTGTTCTTCCTTGCCGGCGTACGGAATCTGGCCGTTTTGGCCGTAGAACACGGCCCGCGCGAAGGTATGGGTGCTTTCGAGCTTATCCAACTGGTCGTCGATGCGCTTGCGCAGGCTTTGGTCGTCCATGTAGCGGAGCAGAAACTCGGTGCGCACCACCCGGCCCAGCTCGCGCAGGGCTAGGTAGACAGGGTGCTGCTGCGAGTAGGAATTGAGTCGGCGCAGCAGCGTGGAAGCCGTGACGTGCTTTTGCTTGAGGCTCACCACCAGCCGCAGCAGCGTATCCCACTGGGCCTCGATTAGGCCCTGGTCAATGTACTTGACCGGGGCCAGGCCGTAGGCGCTCAGGTCGGGCACGTCCACGCCGGCAAAGGCGTAGAGCTGCTGGTCCTGAAAGGATTGGATGCGCGGCGCGAATTCAATCCCTAGCAAGGCGGTGAGGGCGAAGTTGACTTCCGTAAAGCCGTGGGTATCCGTGCTGTGGATGGTGGACTCCACGACGTCGTTGTGCAGCAGGCCGTCGACCAAATAGGCGGCTTCGCGCTCGGACGAACTGAATGTGGTCGAGTAGAAGAGCCGGTGGCGGTCGTCGAGGAAGCCGTAGGAGACGATGCCCTTTTCCTGACCAAAATACTTGTACGAATGCGTGGCGTGAATCGAATCGACGGCCACGTAGTACTTCTGGCCATCGGAGGACGTGTGCACCGCTTCGGGGTGGCGTTGGAAGAGGCGGCTAACGGGCAGCTTGCCCGTCAGCGCGAGTACTGCATCGTTGGCCCGGCGCAGGTTGTCGAGCGAGAAATACCAGTTGACCGTGTTTTCCAGTGCGGACTGGGCCACGTGTTTGGTCGCGTGGGCCATGCGCGTCAGCCCCAGGTTGCAGCCGTAGGCCATGACCCCGGCGAAGAAGACCCGCTCGGCGGGACGAGGCGGACGGTTCCGGGGGCTCCAATGCGTGAGGCACTCGGTGAAGCGGCACTGCTGATTGACCGTGTGCAGCACCTCGTGCAGCGAAATCAGCCCCGGCCCGGGAAACAGCGGCCGCGCTACCGGGGCGTCCTCGTCCAGGGGCCGGGCGGGCGTCAGGAAGCGGGGGCGCCCATTGGCGCGCGCCCGCACGCCGGGGTTGGTGCCGGCGTCCAGCCGCTCACAGGTGCGGGCGAAAGCGGTGGCCAGTTTGGCTTGCCACTCGGCGAGCCAAGGCCCCGGCTCGCGCAGGTGCACGAGGTCCGTTTGCGCCAGCAACGCGTCCCGCTGCTGCTGCCAGGTGGCGGCCTCCAGCAGGTAGGTGTCGAAGGGGCGGTAGCGCAGCGAGTGGGCCAGGTTCAGCTTGCCGGCTTTCAGGTGGTCGGCTACGTGGCCGGCCAGCAGGGCCTTGTACAGGGAAACGGGGCTTCCGGCTTGCGCCAGGGCGGCCCGTTCCGCGGCTTTCAAAAAGGTCGTCGGGGGCTGAGCGTTCACCTGTCCATCCCGCGCCCGGTACTGGGCCAGGGCCTGCGCCAGCGGGCTATCGGCCGCGCCTTCGTAGGCCACGGTGCGTAAAATCTCGCCCAGCCGCCGCTGCAGGGCGCGCAAGCGCTCCTCTACGACCTGATAGTACGGGCCGATGCGGCTGCCCCCGCCTCCTTTGCGTAGCTGCTGCGCCGTGTGGCCCAGTTGCGCAAAATCTGCCACGGCCGGGGTTTGCAGCCAGGCCAGCAGGGCCGTCACCTTCTCCTCGTTGGTGCGCGCAAACGAAAAGGCCACTTCTTCCAACTGCGCCAGGGCTGCGCCGTGGCTGACCACCCCTTCCAGCACCTGGCGCAGCTGGCCGGCCGAGTCCTGCTGCTGGCGGTAGACGCGCTCCTGCGTTTCGCGCTGGGCGGCGTTGCGGTGGGTTTGCACGGCCTGCAGCAGCGTTTCGGTGAGCAGGTCGCCGACCTGGTAGTACTGGTAGACCACGAAGCAGAGCACCATCAGGTATTTTTTGTCGGCCTGCTGTTGCACCTGAAAAACCTGCGTCCGCTCGACGTAGCGGGCGTAGTAGCGCACGACCTCCTCCGATAAGTCTAGTGCCTGCACCACGGGGTACACCTGGGTGAACAGCGTCTGCAGCACGGCGTAGTCCTGCACATTGGCGCGGATAGCCATCGGGCGCATCACCTCCAGGCTGCGCTTGAGCGTGGTCAGGCGGTAGGGCCGGTGTGAATGGGCCGGGGCTTCCTCTTCCGTCGTAAACAAGGCGTCCAACTGCTGGCGCACGGCGGGTGTCAGGTGGTGGGCCAACTGCGTGGTGAGGTCCTGCTCGACCGTGCGGAAGGCCTCGGTGACCAGGACGGCCAGCGCCGCGTAGGTCGGCACTTCCCAGCGATGGGTGCGGATATAGTCGGCGGCGGAGTGAAATACGGCCATCGGATTCATTTGCTGGCGGGCAAAATGCGTCACCTGCTGGCGCACGGCGGCTTCGACCTGCTCGAAGGGCGGCACCCCGAATTGCTGCAGAATCTGCTCCCGATGGTTAAAGCGGGTGACCTTGTCGTAGCGCGCCCATTCAACTGCTCTCAGGCGATAGCGCTGCTGCACGTACGCCTGGTCAGCCGCCAGGAACCGGTCAACGGGAAAGAAGCGGCCGGTCGCCTTGAAGTAGCCGACCTGCAGCACGAAGCCGCCCCGGCTGTGCGGGGTCAGCAACGTGGCCAGGAACCTGGTGGCCCAGTCGGGCAAGGCGAAGAAGAGCTGCCGCTGGGGGTGATTGAAAACAGGTGGCTGGTCGAAGGCGCGACGCTGGGTCGCGTCGAGTAAAGGCAAGTGGCGGGCCATGAGCAGGAAGTAAATCCTAAAAGTAGCCGGCTGACTTGTACAGCGAAACGAACGTATTTCTGTACAAGTCAGCCGGCAGCGCCCGCTGGCATGAAGCCAAGCCAAAAAAAACCGATTTGGTACAGAAAACTTGTTCAGCAATCAAAGTACAATTAAGGATACCTTCGCAATGGTTAAACTGTACTTTGCCCCATGAAAATCGGCTACGCCCGCGTCTCGACCCGCGACCAGAACCTGGAATTGCAACTTGATGCCCTGACTAAAGCGGGCTGCGAAACTATCTACCAGGAAAAGGTATCCGGGGCCAGCGCCAGCCGCCCGG includes:
- a CDS encoding DUF6843 domain-containing protein, coding for MEHNGSEKFWKMRTIFIALISVFVTACKNHEGDVIIVPNKYTGYIIIIHGQSSPKSQEYTGRRIIYRIPKSGILQTRFSVNEDWVKFPNFYYGDINTENKIYFESNPSKIPDSIHVASGGSIYTTGGNTKNKLTYTVYYIGNRAQTNKAFLDVESINPDILLRK
- a CDS encoding IS3 family transposase, which translates into the protein MKSLNIFHITINGLIINHKRTLRIYRALALNLPRRLKKRLPARVKQPLTVPEAANGCWSLDFTSDVLTDGRRFRTLNVLDDYNRELLGVEIDFSLPASRVVQVLTRLVECYGRPAQLRTDNGPEFISAKLSEWCEQQGVILHWIQPGKPTQNAYIERFNGSFRRELLDAHLFRSLAHVRQLVDEWRHDYNTQRPHQALNFMTPLEFKQAA